The proteins below are encoded in one region of Penicillium psychrofluorescens genome assembly, chromosome: 4:
- a CDS encoding uncharacterized protein (ID:PFLUO_006181-T1.cds;~source:funannotate) codes for MTLLPFSSPLRVRRRQRQRQILRALIILLVLWNWVEVHWVYRRLHKADGLHHEQPRRRIELPQRRERIYIAGVNWNSESILRSHWNQAVLDLAQKLGPDNVFISIYESGSWDGTKGALAELDKDLDRLRVPRNITTSPVTHEDEMNKPPAGDGWVEISPGKKQLRRIPYLSRMRNLSLQPLAELAEQGIIFDKVLFLNDVVFTPSDILELLNTNKGAYAAACSLDFSKPPDYYDTFALRDIDGHEAVMQQWPYFRAEPSRRAIKNMSPVPVSSCWNGMVAMPAGPFYAKSPLRFRGIPDSLASAHLEGSECCLIHADNRLSKYLGVYLNPRVRVGYSGDAYDAVNPTGKWLSRWQILRGIWSNRLRRWTTSPLPKEMVVRNRVEKWASQSEQNHEPGVFCLVNEMQVLHPRGWAHVD; via the exons ATGACCCTCTTGCCTTTCTCCTCCCCcctccgagtccgccgccgccagcgccaacgCCAGATACTCCGCGCGCTGATTATCCTTCTTGTGTTATGGAACTGGGTAGAAGTCCACTGGGTCTACCGACGACTACACAAAGCAGACGGTCTTCATCATGAACAGCCACGGCGGCGGATTGAACTGCCGCAGCGACGGGAGCGGATCTACATCGCCGGTGTGAATTGGAACAGCGAGTCTATTCTACGGAGCCACTGGAATCAAGCAGTGCTTGACCTCGCTCAGAAACTAGGGCCCGACAATGTCTTTATCAGTATCTACGAGAGCGGGAGCTGGGATGGGACCAAGGGtgcgctggcggagctggacAAGGACCTAGATCGTCTCCGCGTGCCTCGGAATATCACTACCTCGCCAGTCACACACGAGGATGAAATGAACAAACCACCTGCTGGCGATGGCTGGGTTGAGATCTCTCCGGGGAAAAAACAGCTGAGGCGAATTCCGTACTTGTCTCGAATGCGGAATTTGAGTCTGCagccgctggcggagctggcAGAGCAGGGGATCATATTTGACAAGGTCTTGTTTTTGAACGACGTTGTCTTCACG CCCAGTGATATACTCGAGCTATTGAATACGAACAAGGGCGCCTATGCCGCTGCCTGTTCGCTGGATTTCTCAAAGCCACCCGACTACTACGACACCTTTGCGCTCCGAGATATTGATGGCCATGAGGCGGTGATGCAGCAGTGGCCGTATTTCCGTGCAGAgccatctcggcgagctATCAAGAACATGTCGCCTGTCCCAGTGAGTAGTTGCTGGAACGGCATGG TCGCCATGCCCGCAGGTCCCTTTTACGCTAAATCACCGCTCAGATTCCGAGGTATCCCCGACTCCCTCGCAAGTGCTCACCTCGAGGGATCGGAGTGTTGCCTTATCCACGCGGACAACCGATTATCTAAATACCTGGGCGTCTATCTAAATCCACGTGTCCGCGTAGGGTACAGTGGCGATGCCTACGATGCCGTGAACCCGACTGGAAAGTGGCTATCCCGATGGCAGATTCTGCGGGGGATATGGAGTAaccgtcttcgccgctgGACAACTTCCCCATTGCCGAAAGAAATGGTCGTCCGGAATCGGGTGGAAAAATGGGCTTCGCAGAGCGAACAGAACCACGAGCCTGGTGTTTTCTGTCTTGTGAATGAGATGCAAGTCCTCCATCCTCGTGGATGGGCTCATGTAGATTAA
- a CDS encoding uncharacterized protein (ID:PFLUO_006182-T1.cds;~source:funannotate) gives MSVSSAQHQAAILLQKGGPLVVQLRDTPKPGPHELLVEVHAVALNPVDHYQRDVGAPLVEQYPSIVSSDVGGVVASIGSEVQSTSLKPGVRVVALASSFYYRGAPNYGALQRYVVVRAECAALLPDSWSFVEGSVFPLATFTAWNGWKFTGVPPTLVSAPAGAKKEVVLVWGASSSVGTVAVQAAKVMGYTVYATASAQHLDYIKSLGATRMFDYKAEDVGSQIKNAAKEDGVNITKGYLAQGDQQLVVDLMNELKGQEAKAKLAIAPLVDPELKPPETVETTFVLPPADVAERNQWCSWVFNAWLQENLAGGNLVSSPKIKVVEGGLESANEALDELRAGVSCLKIVVKL, from the coding sequence ATGTCTGTTTCATCCGCTCAGCATCAGGCCGCCATTCTCCTCCAAAAGGGTGGACCACTGGTCGTTCAGCTGCGCGACACACCAAAACCCGGTCCCCACGAATTGCTTGTCGAAGTGCATGCTGTCGCCCTTAACCCTGTCGACCATTACCAGCGAGACGTGGGCGCTCCCTTGGTCGAGCAGTACCCATCAATCGTGAGCTCCGACGTTGGCGGCGTGGTCGCCAGCATCGGCAGCGAGGTTCAGTCCACCAGCCTGAAGCCCGGAGTACGAGTGGTGGCATTAGCTAGCTCGTTCTACTACAGAGGAGCCCCGAACTATGGAGCGCTTCAGCGCTACGTCGTCGTGCGTGCCGAATGTGCGGCCCTATTGCCCGACTCCTGGTCCTTTGTCGAGGGGAGTGTGTTCCCCTTGGCGACCTTTACGGCTTGGAATGGTTGGAAGTTCACAGGGGTCCCTCCCACCCTTGTCTCGGCCCCAGCAGGTGCTAAAAAAGAAGTTGTTCTTGTCTGGGGCGCATCCTCCAGTGTCGGAACCGTTGCCGTTCAGGCCGCCAAGGTGATGGGGTACACCGTGTATGCCACGGCTAGTGCGCAGCACCTTGATTACATCAAGAGCCTTGGTGCCACGCGAATGTTTGACTACAAGGCTGAGGATGTTGGATCGCAGATCAAGAATGCTGCGAAGGAGGATGGGGTCAACATCACAAAGGGGTATTTGGCGCAGGGAGATCAGCAGCTTGTGGTAGACCTGATGAATGAGTTGAAAGGTCAAGAGGCGAAAGCAAAACTGGCTATTGCACCCCTGGTCGACCCTGAGTTGAAGCCTCCTGAGACCGTGGAGACAACGTTTGTCCTTCCGCCTGCGGATGTTGCAGAGCGGAACCAGTGGTGCAGTTGGGTATTCAATGCCTGGCTGCAGGAGAATTTGGCTGGTGGCAACCTGGTCTCCAGTCCGAAGATTAAGGTGGTGGAAGGGGGCTTGGAGTCGGCCAACGAGGCTTTAGATGAGTTGCGCGCTGGCGTCAGTTGCCTGAAGATCGTGGTGAAGCTGTGA
- a CDS encoding uncharacterized protein (ID:PFLUO_006183-T1.cds;~source:funannotate) → MSHWLGYRPETPAPLNKYIVAGWSFLAAFCGLSVLQGVFNYSDYFKERHVPGIVASFGASAVLVFGSIEVPLAQPRSLVFGHFFSALIGVCVIKLFSLMPDAERFESLRWLAASLSTALAIVVMQLTGTTHPPAGATALLPATDEAIYQLSWYFLPVILLSSMLLLGCALLINNLHRRYPVFWIAPSAPAKPAPAPVPVPVENSAQDSDQPTKASV, encoded by the exons ATGAGCCACTGGTTAGGCTATCGCCCAGAGACTCCGGCGCCATTGAACAAATACATTGTGGCTGGCTGGTCCTTCCTAGCCGCGTTCTGCGGCCTGTCCGTCTTGCAGGGCGTCTTCAACTACTCCGACTATTTTAAAGAGCGCCATGTCCCAGGGATCGTCGCATCCTTC GGCGCATCGGCAGTCCTAGTCTTTGGTTCCATCGAGGTACCCCTGGCGCAGCCACGCTCCTTAGTCTTTGGCCACTTCTTCAGCGCTCTGATCGGTGTCTGCGTCATCAAACTGTTCAGTCTCATGCCTGATGCTGAGCGCTTCGAGTCCCTGCGCTGGCTAGCCGCCTCCCTTTCGACTGCCCTTGCTATCGTGGTCATGCAGCTAACCGGCACCACACACCCACCCGCCGGAGCAACAGCTCTACTTCCGGCCACCGATGAAGCGATCTATCAACTGTCCTGGTACTTTTTACCGGTGATCTTGCTTTCGTCGATGTTGCTTTTAGGGTGTGCCTTGCTCATCAACAACTTGCACCGTCGATACCCTGTTTTCTGGATTGCGCCTTCCGCGCCGGCGAAACCTGCCCCTgcgccggtgccggtgccggtggagAATTCTGCACAGGACTCCGATCAGCCTACTAAGGCATCCGTTTAG
- a CDS encoding uncharacterized protein (ID:PFLUO_006184-T1.cds;~source:funannotate) has protein sequence MTSTKTADKVFPVATFISDLPTNLIPHSPQSSSENGLASGRLVIVGDVHGMRKSLEALLDKVRFDKRKGDHLILVGDLVNKGPDSPGVIDLAIKLGASAVRGNHDNAVLDAAAEINATKDSLLHSVGVTGSPAVPENPEADLPRDPAQDFETPDKGVSTTTGISMKHSATTHSTALVLSPRQLDWLAALPLILRIKLPHNLASSLGDTLIVVHAGLVPGIPLEEQDPYAVMHMRSLVRIQGDETGYIPAETSGEESWVMEWDRWQDRLASKTTVIFGHDAKRRLQLGRYTIGLDSACLYGHQLSTVVIAAADGEIEHHVIQVECADAPVVPTVSVEEGDRKTVI, from the coding sequence ATGACCTCCACGAAAACTGCCGACAAGGTATTTCCAGTCGCAACCTTTATTTCAGACTTGCCGACCAATCTTATCCCGCACTCCCCCCAATCATCTTCCGAAAATGGCCTTGCAAGTGGACGCTTGGTCATTGTAGGCGACGTACATGGCATGAGAAAGTCCCTGGAAGCACTCCTAGACAAAGTCCGCTTCGACAAACGCAAAGGAGATCATCTGATACTAGTGGGCGACCTAGTCAATAAAGGGCCCGATAGCCCTGGTGTTATTGATCTGGCTATTAAGCTGGGCGCCAGCGCAGTGAGGGGCAACCACGACAATGCAGTTCTTGATGCGGCCGCAGAGATCAACGCCACAAAGGATAGTCTACTGCATTCTGTAGGCGTGACTGGCAGTCCGGCCGTACCTGAGAACCCTGAAGCCGACCTGCCGAGGGATCCTGCCCAAGATTTCGAGACCCCGGACAAAGGCGTATCTACTACAACCGGCATTAGTATGAAACATAGCGCTACAACGCATAGTACGGCATTGGTACTTTCGCCGCGCCAACTCGACTGGCTTGCCGCTTTGCCtttgatcttgcgcatcAAGCTACCTCATAACCTAGCATCTTCCCTCGGTGACACTCTAATTGTCGTACATGCGGGCCTCGTTCCTGGAATTCCACTTGAAGAGCAGGATCCATATGCTGTGATGCATATGCGGAGCCTCGTCCGTATACAGGGCGATGAGACTGGATATATACCGGCTGAAACTTCCGGAGAAGAAAGCTGGGTTATGGAATGGGACCGGTGGCAAGATAGGCTAGCATCCAAGACTACGGTGATATTCGGGCACGATGCAAAGCGTCGTTTGCAGCTGGGCAGGTATACGATTGGACTGGATTCAGCGTGTTTATACGGCCATCAGTTAAGCACGGTTGTGATTGCGGCTGCCGATGGGGAAATTGAGCATCATGTTATTCAAGTCGAATGTGCTGATGCGCCTGTGGTCCCAACAGTATCGGTAGAAGAAGGCGATAGAAAAACGGTTATATAA
- a CDS encoding uncharacterized protein (ID:PFLUO_006185-T1.cds;~source:funannotate) has translation MSEASRQDAVPPESSPGTPADETTRPAQTSTPVANQRKLPGWLDHFNARDLKVLFRCSVAAWVASLLIFIGPSHAQIGTATFFATLVLFIVPPSGIVFIFILGALTLLVGVGLAWAWGTIVMKAAMAARPSSDTEARLQALGKQAYSQANATGQPVAAVEQQLVYDGWMLDARVTAVYFSLMCLFIYVLARIRAKNPKFTLLQIFGTIISDLFLTLAPLLPTFNGTLPKLLIEPAAIGIGIGLVCCLLFFPRSTSHTVLAGFEGLAQLLKAPLDFTLVSLSKEGDPLILKSLRESKAKTIEAYRTIEPALGFLPLDFGLGWWNAEDIQSLREPMRLALLNSVALLELHIARLSGATKLEKLNEIIAGHNHDSDTEPGNAELGEKKKKSKKKPHEVGMRQLLESFNLVNALRSPEHESIRLETVEAMRESSREIIPTCQEATETVAQVIHVVNSAGWFGRPSKRNLNEALERSQSTLQALQAARNSFATEATERLIQTYADIFDEAGKLKSLDHPTSLSVRGIMIGMVYEEHVLGVADSWEKALSQITALLKERQKIRLWLPKGLRYAANWVFRRNAEAPTIAAQGSTTDPDIAESQAKEAQQRLRISRGYRVKRRNGLGRAILGTYHWLINPDGMYALRMVVVSVALGIPAVIPSSAGFYFREKGLWGLIMGQTTMLIYMADFTFSIISRAIGTVIGGILGLLAWYIGSGHGPGNPYGLAAIMAVVIVVLMWGRLFAPPALLQACMMGGATCILVVGYSYDDTHIPQYGNPGEGYNVFWRRLVLVVIGFAAAMIVQLFPRPPSASRHICKSLSNVIRSLSDHYAFLLSCWGHPDRHAGLVAEKIALDLGEVLNSLNAPIGMLRFEFSGSPFDSDRLAQVKTLCEDMNRSVGRLLYLSASLPEYLQARLARYVGLLDHRNIGDIMAVLGNVEQALKTGDPLPEVLPTPLLKRCYEFWQSRHVDIVLSTETIRDENYRKFCVAVNSYLKFLAAIDDLVLVMKGTLGESHIVSRELMHDEYEV, from the exons ATGTCCGAAGCTTCGCGACAAGATGCAGTTCCCCCGGAGTCCTCGCCAGGGACTCCGGCTGACGAAACCACTCGACCAGCCCAGACATCAACACCGGTCGCCAATCAGAGGAAACTGCCGGGATGGCTAGATCATTTCAACGCGCGTGACCTCAAAGTGTTGTTTCGCTGCTCGGTTGCAGCGTGGGTCGCATCGCTGCTGATCTTCATCGGGCCTTCGCATGCCCAGATCGGGACTGCGACTTTTTTCGCGAC CCTTGTACTGTTCATAGTGCCTCCTAGCGGGATCGTgttcatcttcatcctggGAGCCCTGACGCTTCTCGTCGGCGTGGGTCTGGCCTGGGCATGGGGTACGATTGTCATGAAGGCTGCGATGGCCGCGCGACCGTCGTCTGATACCGAGGCTAGACTTCAAGCCCTAGGGAAACAGGCCTACAGCCAGGCCAATGCGACAGGACAACCCGTCGCAGCCGTGGAACAGCAGCTGGTTTATGACGGCTGGATGCTGGATGCCCGGGTGACGGCAGTCTACTTTTCCCTCATGTGCCTGTTTATCTATGTGTTG GCACGTATACGGGCTAAGAACCCTAAATTCACGCTTTTGCAGATTTTTGGcaccatcatctccgacCTTTTCTTGACCCTTGCCCCCCTGCTTCCCACATTTAATGGAACTCTGCCCAAGCTCTTGATTGAGCCCGCAGCAATTGGCATAGGGATTGGATTGGTTTGCTGTCTACTCTTTTTTCCCAGATCGACGTCCCACACGGTGCTCGCCGGCTTTGAGGGTCTGGCACAGCTCCTGAAAGCACCATTGGACTTTACGCTAGTCAGTCTTTCCAAAGAAGGCGATCCACTAATTCTCAAGAGTCTTCGTGAAAGCAAAGCGAAGACGATTGAAGCGTATCGGACCATAGAGCCAGCGCTAGGATTCTTGCCATTGGACTTCGGTCTAGGATGGTGGAACGCGGAAGATATCCAGAGTCTCAGGGAGCCAATGCGGCTGGCCCTGCTCAACAGTGTGGCTCTTCTCGAGCTCCACATCGCTCGTTTGAGCGGGGCGACAAAGCTCGAGAAGCTGAACGAGATCATTGCCGGTCACAATCACGATTCGGACACTGAGCCCGGAAACGCCGAGCTCGgcgaaaagaaaaagaaaagcaaaaagaagccGCACGAGGTCGGCATGCGCCAGCTACTGGAGAGCTTCAATCTTGTGAACGCTCTGCGCAGTCCGGAACATGAGTCCATTCGGTTGGAGACCGTTGAAGCTATGCGAGAGTCCAGTAGAGAGATAATTCCCACTTGTCAAGAGGCCACTGAAACCGTGGCCCAAGTCATCCATGTGGTCAATTCAGCTGGATGGTTTGGTCGGCCATCTAAACGAAACTTGAACGAGGCATTGGAGCGCAGTCAATCGACCCTTCAGGCTCTTCAGGCTGCACGGAACTCATTCGCCACAGAGGCTACAGAGAGACTGATTCAGACCTATGCAGACATTTTTGATGAGGCTGGCAAGCTGAAAAGCCTTGACCACCCCACATCCCTTTCGGTTAGGGGCATCATGATAGGAATGGTTTATGAAGAGCACGTCCTCGGTGTCGCCGACTCCTGGGAGAAAGCTCTTTCTCAGATCACTGCTCTTCTGAAAGAACGCCAGAAGATCCGACTTTGGCTACCCAAAGGATTGCGTTATGCAGCCAACTGGGTTTTCCGAAGAAACGCCGAGGCCCCGACCATCGCCGCACAAGGGTCCACAACCGATCCTGATATCGCTGAATCACAAGCAAAAGAAGCCCAACAGCGTCTTCGCATCAGCAGAGGATACCGAGTGAAAAGACGGAACGGTCTGGGACGAGCTATTCTCGGCACTTATCACTGGCTCATTAACCCAGATGGCATGTATGCGCTACGAATGGTGGTTGTGAGCGTTGCTCTCGGAATTCCCGCTGTCATTCCGTCAAGCGCAGGCTTTTACTTCCGAGAAAAGGGACTTTGGGGCCTCATCATGGGCCAAACAACCATGCTTATCTACATGGCCGACTTTACCTTCTCTATTATCTCGCGGGCTATTGGCACTGTTATCGGAGGTATTCTAGGCTTGCTGGCGTGGTATATCGGGTCGGGCCATGGACCCGGCAATCCTTACGGCCTTGCCGCCATCATGGCAGTCGTGATTGTTGTTTTGATGTGGGGACGTTTATTCGCACCCCCCGCTTTGCTCCAGGCCTGCATGATGGGTGGTGCCACCTGCATTCTCGTCGTGGGTTACAGTTACGACGATAC ACATATCCCACAGTACGGCAACCCTGGTGAAGGATACAACGTGTTTTGGCGACGACTCGTGCTCGTTGTCATAGGATTCGCAGCTGCCATGATCGTGCAGCTCTTCCCACGACCACCCTCTGCCTCGCGGCACATCTGCAAGTCGCTCTCAAACGTCATCCGTTCCCTTTCTGACCACTatgccttcctcctctcgTGCTGGGGCCATCCTGATCGCCATGCGGGACTGGtggccgagaagatcgcGCTCGATCTTGGTGAAGTACTCAATTCACTCAACGCTCCTATCGGGATGCTCCGCTTCGAATTTTCCGGCTCGCCATTCGACAGCGACCGTTTAGCCCAGGTAAAAACCTTGTGCGAGGATATGAACCGGAGCGTCGGCCGACTGCTGTATCTCTCTGCGTCGCTGCCAGAGTACTTACAGGCACGTCTCGCACGTTATGTTGGTCTTCTCGATCACCGCAATATCGGCGATATCATGGCCGTGCTAGGAAACGTGGAGCAGGCCCTGAAAACCGGAGACCCGCTGCCGGAGGTCCTGCCCACGCCGCTTCTGAAACGCTGCTACGAGTTCTGGCAATCACGTCATGTGGATATTGTACTCAGTACAGAAACCATCCGTGATGAGAACTATCGGAAGTTCTGCGTTGCGGTTAACTCTTACCTTAAGTTCCTGGCTgccatcgatgatctggtTCTTGTCATGAAGGGCACACTGGGCGAGTCTCATATTGTTAGCCGAGAGTTGATGCATGACGAGTACGAAGTGTAA